The segment tcatctccaacccttggtgtgggtcgtccgtcggtcatgttcttgtttgattgttggccggtgggtcgacctatgcttaggacggttcgggggtgttacactCCTGGTCTCCTCGGATTGCTCTGATGCCCCATGGTGTAGGGAACTTCACTATTTGATGGAGAGTCGAGGGGACTGCTCCCATGTCGTGAATCCAGGGTTGTCCTAAGATCAGGTTGTATGCCGATTGGCAGTCCACGACCAGTAATTTGGTAGATAGGTTGATCCCTTCAGCATATACTGGCAGAACAACCTCCCCAGCGGTTTGCTTGACCTCGCCGCTGAACCTGATGAGTGGGGTTATTTTGCGCATCAGGGTATTCTCCTCTAACCCTAGGTCTTGGTATGCCGTCAGGAAGATGATATTGCTGGAGGACCCGTTGTCTACTAGTATTCTTGTCACTAAACAGTTCGCTATGGTGAGAGAGACAACTAGATCATCATGGTGGGGAGCTAATATCTTCTCTTGCTCCTTGGCTGTGAAGCTTATCTTGGTTGTACCTAGAAGTAGGCACTTAGGTTGAGCAGTCTCCAGGCCGTGTTTAGCATTACAGGTGCTCTTCTTCGCAGCTGCATGACTCACGCCACTTACTTCAGGGCCTCCTAAGATGACGTGAATCACCCGGTCCTGGCGAGGTGGTGAGCTTGGTGCGTCTCCTTTGGATTTCCCTGATCCTTCTTTGCTAAGATGAGCCTTGGCTTTCTCTGAAAGGAATTCTCGGAGATGCCCCTTTTGGAGCAGTTCGTTGACCTCGATCTTCAGGGCGACACAGTCTTCAGTTTTGTGGCCGTGATCGCGATGGAAGTCGCACCAGAGTCCCGGGTTCTGGAATGAGTCAGGTGCTTTCATATTTTGGGGCCACTTGAGCTGTTGGCCCATCTGCCTCAGCGTGTTGACCAGCTCTGGTGTAGATATTGAGAGATGGGAGATATCGGGCCAGGTAGACACAGACATCCCCTCTTCTTTTTCTAATGGCCGGTATTGGAACCTGCCCTGGTTCCTGCTTCCGGAGTCCTTGGATCCCTTTTGGGAGGATCTCTCTTCTCGGTCTCCCCGGTCTGATCGGGTGGACCTCTGATCCTGTTTGGGTTGAGCCTTGGCGCGGCTAGCGACGTCCTCTTCCCACTTCACCTGTTCCAACGCTCGGGATAGCACATCCTCCATTGTTTTGCAAGGGTACATGGTTAGCTCTTTGTAAAGCGCTCCGTCTGGAAGTAGGCCTCTCTTGAAGGCAGAGATTGCAGTAGGGATGCTGCATTCAGCGACCGCTACCTTCTCTTGATTGAAACGGGCTATGTAGTCTCGCAGGGGTTCTACTCAATGCTGGAGGATCTCATAGAGACTGTCCGAAGTCTTCTCCAGGCTCTTGCTACTCGCGAATTGTTCTACGAACTTGTCGCTCAGGCCGGCAAAGGAAGAGATGGACCTTGTAGGGAGATTGATATACCATTGCAAAGCGGATCCAATTAGAGTGGAGCCGAACCCTTTACACGTGGTAGCTTCACGGGACTCCTTGGGGAGCGCAACCGCTAGCATCCTCTGTTTATATTGTGCGATATGATCGTcggtgtagaaacccgttaaaaaaaaaattgatcatgggtgaaccataagctgcaggaccatggttagaaaagtgttagattgatcagaaggatgttttggaagcataatatttttggaagcacgacggtttagaagctcgacgtttgtgaagaatgacgtttcttcagcacgaagttttccgcgaaacttcgtatcagcggaatattattttgaagacattggaaacatgacgggaattaagcacgacgggaagcaagcacgacgagaagcaagcacgacgggatcaaAGCATGACGGAAAAACctgaagttgggcgaaaacttTAATTTCGGTATAATGG is part of the Brassica rapa cultivar Chiifu-401-42 chromosome A09, CAAS_Brap_v3.01, whole genome shotgun sequence genome and harbors:
- the LOC117127748 gene encoding uncharacterized protein LOC117127748; the protein is MEDVLSRALEQVKWEEDVASRAKAQPKQDQRSTRSDRGDREERSSQKGSKDSGSRNQGRFQYRPLEKEEGMSVSTWPDISHLSISTPELVNTLRQMGQQLKWPQNMKAPDSFQNPGLWCDFHRDHGHKTEDCVALKIEVNELLQKGHLREFLSEKAKAHLSKEGSGKSKGDAPSSPPRQDRVIHVILGGPEVSGVSHAAAKKSTCNAKHGLETAQPKCLLLGTTKISFTAKEQEKILAPHHDDLVVSLTIANCLVTRILVDNGSSSNIIFLTAYQDLGLEENTLMRKITPLIRFSGEVKQTAGEVVLPVYAEGINLSTKLLVVDCQSAYNLILGQPWIHDMGAVPSTLHQIVKFPTPWGIRAIRGDQECNTPEPS